The proteins below come from a single Cupriavidus pauculus genomic window:
- a CDS encoding aspartyl/asparaginyl beta-hydroxylase domain-containing protein gives MRWAVLLIFIVSALYTHFRGKARHGFFRQLFDHSTFLAPLNGFAYAFSSVPRTPFIAREHFPELDIIRREWQTIRAEALALAEDERLQAATGYTDIGFNSFFRQGWKRFYLKWYDTPHPSAIAACPRTLAILNALPSVRAAMFARLPPGAKLFPHRDPYAGSLRYHLGLVTPNDDLCSITVDNETYSWRDGQDVVFDETFLHHAKNGTAHDRIILFCDIERPLRFGWAQRVNRAISDTLMRAAASPNERGDATGGLNRAFKYIYAVRMVGKRLKAWNRNVYYTLKWALMLGIVMAVFWPHTHM, from the coding sequence ATGCGTTGGGCTGTCCTGCTCATTTTTATCGTCAGCGCCCTTTACACCCACTTCCGTGGCAAGGCGCGCCATGGCTTCTTCCGCCAGCTGTTCGATCATTCCACGTTCCTGGCCCCATTGAATGGATTTGCGTACGCATTCTCGAGCGTCCCGCGCACCCCGTTCATCGCCCGCGAACACTTTCCCGAGCTAGACATCATTCGCCGCGAATGGCAGACCATTCGCGCGGAGGCGCTCGCGCTAGCGGAAGACGAACGATTGCAGGCCGCCACCGGTTATACCGATATCGGCTTCAACTCGTTTTTCCGGCAGGGGTGGAAGCGCTTCTACCTGAAGTGGTACGACACGCCGCATCCGTCGGCGATCGCCGCGTGCCCGCGCACGCTGGCGATTCTCAACGCGCTGCCGTCGGTCAGGGCCGCGATGTTCGCGCGGCTGCCGCCAGGCGCGAAGCTGTTTCCGCACCGGGATCCCTATGCGGGCTCGCTACGCTATCACCTGGGACTGGTCACGCCGAACGACGACCTGTGTTCGATCACCGTCGATAACGAAACCTATTCGTGGCGCGATGGGCAGGATGTGGTGTTCGACGAGACGTTTCTGCACCATGCGAAGAACGGCACCGCGCACGATCGCATCATCCTGTTCTGCGATATCGAGCGGCCGTTGCGGTTCGGCTGGGCGCAGCGTGTCAATCGCGCGATCAGCGATACGCTGATGCGCGCGGCCGCATCGCCCAACGAGCGCGGAGACGCGACCGGCGGACTGAACCGCGCGTTCAAGTACATCTATGCGGTGCGGATGGTCGGCAAGCGCCTGAAGGCGTGGAACCGCAACGTGTACTACACGCTAAAGTGGGCGCTGATGCTTGGGATCGTGATGGCGGTGTTCTGGCCTCACACGCATATGTGA
- a CDS encoding Lrp/AsnC family transcriptional regulator, giving the protein MLDIDLDATDIRILGELQRDGSLTNVELASRVNLSPSPCLARVKNLEKQGVISRRVTLLDARRLGLKVVVFIQISLDKQRRETLDAFERRIAALPQVMECYLMSGDADYLLRVIVPDVEALERLIIDHITKIPGVSNIRSSFALKQVLYSTALPLG; this is encoded by the coding sequence ATGCTGGACATCGATCTCGACGCCACCGACATCCGGATTCTGGGCGAACTGCAGCGCGACGGTAGCCTGACCAATGTCGAACTCGCGAGCCGCGTGAATCTGTCGCCCTCCCCATGCCTGGCGCGCGTGAAGAACCTGGAGAAGCAGGGCGTGATCTCGCGCCGCGTGACGCTGCTCGATGCGCGGCGGCTCGGCCTCAAGGTGGTGGTCTTTATCCAGATCTCGCTCGACAAGCAGCGCCGGGAGACGCTCGATGCATTCGAGCGGCGCATCGCCGCGCTGCCGCAGGTCATGGAGTGCTATCTGATGTCCGGGGACGCGGACTACCTGCTGCGGGTGATCGTGCCCGATGTCGAAGCGCTGGAGCGGCTCATCATCGACCACATCACGAAGATTCCAGGCGTATCGAATATCCGGTCGAGCTTCGCGCTCAAGCAAGTGCTCTACAGCACCGCGCTGCCGCTCGGGTAA
- a CDS encoding glycosyltransferase family 39 protein — translation MLHPPSHSGSTRTSELLPHPAMPPAGAGRWGGVDRRALWWIGAAVAAVLAVWFGTLAMRHLIGPDEGRYAEISREMFATGDWVTIRYNALKYFEKPPFHMWVTAVAYTLLGVGEWQARLCVALSGLLGIGMTMLATWRWFGARAGWLAAIVLLGAPMWSTAAHFNTLDMTLAGAMACTLATMLMAQHPDASAAARRRWMLLCWATMGVAVLTKGLVGIALPGLVLVCYSLVARDGTLWRRMHWVAGLAILLAVTVPWFWLIARRNPEFLHFFFIHEHWERYTSNVHSRSGPLLYFVPLIVGGMLPWAGLFPSMWTAMRSKTVVAQRGTFRPLLLVGVWAIAIFVFFSLSRSKLPGYIVPVVPALAILAAVALDRLDLRAWRRQLIGAGIVAAICLMASPIVGSLNANNIPSLFYRTYAIWVAATFALMLAGVVLAWWLAARGRLTGSMASYGVGMYVAFTVALLGYDTVGRPLSGADIAPVVARHLTPGMPLYGVRMLDHTLPFYVRHPLTMVAEADELGFGTSVEPSRWMPTIAAFETAWRDEGPALAVMSPDTYQQLAGKVPMYVVARDYKRVVVSNRP, via the coding sequence ATGTTGCATCCTCCGTCACATTCGGGCTCGACACGGACTTCCGAACTGCTGCCGCACCCCGCAATGCCGCCGGCCGGTGCCGGGCGCTGGGGCGGCGTGGACCGTCGCGCACTATGGTGGATCGGCGCGGCCGTGGCCGCGGTGCTCGCCGTCTGGTTCGGCACGCTTGCCATGCGCCATCTGATCGGCCCCGACGAAGGCCGCTATGCCGAGATCTCGCGCGAGATGTTCGCCACCGGCGACTGGGTCACGATTCGATACAACGCGCTCAAGTACTTCGAGAAACCCCCGTTTCATATGTGGGTGACGGCGGTTGCCTACACGTTGCTCGGCGTGGGCGAGTGGCAGGCGCGCCTGTGCGTCGCGTTGTCGGGTTTGCTCGGCATCGGCATGACGATGCTGGCCACGTGGCGCTGGTTCGGCGCGCGCGCGGGCTGGCTCGCGGCCATCGTGCTGCTGGGCGCGCCGATGTGGAGCACGGCCGCGCACTTCAATACGCTCGACATGACGCTTGCGGGCGCGATGGCCTGCACGCTGGCGACGATGCTGATGGCCCAGCATCCCGATGCCAGCGCGGCCGCGCGCCGCCGCTGGATGCTGCTCTGCTGGGCGACGATGGGCGTGGCCGTGCTGACCAAGGGGCTGGTCGGCATCGCGCTGCCGGGCCTCGTGCTCGTCTGTTACTCGCTGGTCGCGCGTGACGGCACGCTCTGGCGCCGCATGCACTGGGTCGCCGGGCTGGCGATCCTGCTAGCGGTGACGGTGCCGTGGTTCTGGCTCATCGCGCGGCGCAATCCGGAGTTCCTGCACTTCTTCTTTATCCACGAGCACTGGGAGCGCTATACCTCCAATGTGCATTCGCGCTCGGGTCCGCTGCTGTACTTCGTGCCGCTGATCGTCGGCGGGATGTTGCCGTGGGCCGGCCTGTTTCCGAGCATGTGGACAGCCATGCGGTCGAAGACCGTGGTTGCGCAGCGCGGCACGTTCCGTCCGCTGCTGCTCGTGGGCGTGTGGGCCATCGCCATTTTCGTCTTCTTCAGCCTCTCGCGTTCCAAGCTGCCGGGCTATATCGTGCCCGTGGTGCCGGCACTGGCGATCCTCGCGGCCGTCGCGCTCGACCGTCTGGACCTGCGCGCATGGCGGCGCCAGCTGATCGGCGCGGGGATCGTCGCGGCGATATGCCTGATGGCGAGCCCGATCGTCGGCTCGCTGAACGCGAACAATATTCCGAGCCTGTTCTATCGCACGTATGCGATCTGGGTCGCGGCGACGTTCGCGCTGATGCTGGCGGGCGTGGTCCTGGCATGGTGGCTGGCCGCGCGCGGCAGGCTGACGGGCAGCATGGCGAGCTACGGCGTGGGCATGTACGTCGCGTTTACCGTGGCCCTGCTTGGCTACGATACGGTCGGCCGCCCGTTATCGGGCGCCGATATCGCGCCCGTGGTCGCGCGACACCTGACGCCGGGCATGCCGCTGTATGGCGTGCGCATGCTCGACCATACGCTGCCGTTCTACGTTCGGCATCCGCTCACGATGGTGGCAGAGGCGGACGAACTCGGCTTCGGCACGAGCGTGGAGCCGTCGCGCTGGATGCCGACGATCGCCGCCTTCGAGACCGCGTGGCGCGACGAGGGGCCGGCCCTGGCCGTCATGTCGCCCGATACCTACCAGCAGCTTGCGGGCAAGGTGCCGATGTATGTGGTGGCGCGCGACTACAAGCGCGTGGTGGTATCGAACCGGCCCTGA
- a CDS encoding efflux transporter outer membrane subunit → MTPSRTTALAAPMTTPVVTLLFALLAGCAAAPAGDVPAVQVPAAWRNDTGVEPAAPLEAAWWQRFRSTELTTLIAQAQASSFDVAAAAARVRQAQAQARIAGAALLPDVSLSANAQRFKEPQETVSGFYTAQLFASYEIDIWGGNAALRDSARAAWLATTYARDAVTLTVVATVANTYLQTVALRERVTIAERNLENSQRILALVESRARAGAATPLELAQQRGLVATQRQELALRTQQARASLAALAVVLGRPVEGFDIAATTLDDIAAPTAATGVPSELLVRRPDLAQAERALAAADADITVARAAMLPTLTLTAGAGVGAEHVRNLFDTSLYNLAAGLVVPIFNAGRLSAGRDLAVARREELLAAYRGAIVNAFGDVETALTAVDGVANQRVAQAEALRQAREAARLSESRYRAGAETLLTVLDAQRTLYAAQDQSVQLGLSQLQASVGLYRALGGGWTATPRQT, encoded by the coding sequence ATGACACCCTCCCGCACGACCGCCCTCGCCGCGCCGATGACCACCCCGGTCGTCACCCTGCTCTTTGCACTGCTCGCTGGCTGCGCCGCCGCTCCGGCCGGCGATGTGCCAGCCGTGCAAGTGCCCGCGGCATGGCGCAACGACACGGGCGTCGAGCCGGCCGCGCCGCTCGAAGCCGCATGGTGGCAACGCTTCCGCAGCACGGAGCTCACCACCCTCATCGCGCAGGCGCAGGCCAGCAGCTTCGACGTGGCCGCCGCCGCCGCGCGCGTGCGGCAAGCCCAGGCCCAGGCCCGCATCGCCGGCGCCGCGCTGTTGCCCGACGTCAGCCTCTCCGCCAACGCGCAACGGTTCAAGGAGCCACAGGAAACCGTCTCGGGCTTCTATACCGCCCAGCTGTTCGCGAGCTATGAAATCGACATCTGGGGCGGCAACGCGGCGCTGCGCGACTCGGCGCGCGCCGCCTGGCTCGCCACAACCTATGCGCGCGACGCCGTCACGCTGACCGTCGTGGCCACGGTGGCCAACACCTATCTGCAAACCGTGGCCCTGCGCGAACGCGTGACCATCGCCGAGCGCAACCTCGAGAATTCGCAGCGCATCCTCGCGCTCGTGGAATCGCGCGCGCGCGCCGGTGCCGCCACGCCGCTCGAACTCGCCCAGCAGCGCGGGCTCGTCGCCACGCAACGGCAGGAGCTGGCCCTCCGCACGCAGCAGGCGCGCGCCAGCCTGGCCGCGCTGGCCGTCGTACTGGGCAGGCCCGTCGAAGGCTTCGACATCGCCGCCACGACGCTCGACGATATCGCCGCGCCCACGGCGGCCACGGGCGTCCCGAGCGAACTGCTGGTCCGCCGCCCGGACCTCGCGCAGGCCGAACGCGCACTGGCCGCGGCCGACGCCGATATCACCGTCGCCCGCGCCGCGATGCTCCCCACGCTGACCCTGACCGCCGGCGCCGGCGTGGGAGCGGAACATGTGCGCAACCTGTTCGACACCTCGCTCTACAACCTCGCCGCAGGACTCGTCGTGCCGATCTTCAACGCCGGCCGCCTGTCCGCGGGACGCGATCTGGCCGTCGCGCGCAGGGAGGAACTGCTCGCCGCCTACCGTGGCGCGATCGTCAACGCCTTTGGCGACGTGGAAACCGCGCTGACCGCGGTCGATGGCGTGGCAAACCAGCGCGTCGCGCAGGCCGAGGCGCTACGGCAGGCACGCGAGGCCGCCCGGCTATCCGAGTCGCGCTACCGCGCGGGCGCGGAAACGCTGCTGACCGTGCTCGATGCCCAGCGCACGCTGTACGCCGCGCAGGACCAGTCGGTCCAGCTGGGCCTCTCGCAACTGCAGGCCAGCGTCGGCCTGTACCGCGCCCTGGGCGGCGGCTGGACGGCAACGCCGCGACAAACTTGA
- a CDS encoding DMT family transporter, with translation MSAHPTAASAGAGIRKFLPLIGAVVVWGGNWPVMKFGLSHISPLWFATARFGSAALLSVVVLALLGRLRFPTRQEWPLVLGVGLLQMAAFTALALWALQYVAPGRASVVAYATAIWVIPLASLVLGERPSRVQWIATAMSYAGIAVIVLPAVTHWELHTVVGLAMLLGASLAWAVNIIQLRANRGVRLGADMIPWQTAIATVPLLLLALLRDGVPDMGAFVDIWPAIAYTGPLATALTFILVLNITQTLPPAATSIAMLGVPVVGLVISAAVWHERISGDLSIGLALIALGVVTTALAPRFARAARA, from the coding sequence ATGTCCGCCCACCCCACCGCCGCCTCCGCCGGCGCCGGTATCCGCAAGTTCCTGCCGCTGATCGGCGCCGTCGTTGTCTGGGGCGGCAACTGGCCCGTGATGAAGTTCGGCTTGTCGCATATCAGCCCGCTGTGGTTCGCCACCGCGCGCTTCGGTTCGGCGGCGCTGCTGAGCGTCGTGGTGCTGGCCCTGCTCGGCCGCCTGCGCTTTCCCACGCGCCAGGAATGGCCGCTCGTGCTCGGCGTGGGCCTGCTGCAGATGGCCGCCTTTACGGCGCTGGCGCTGTGGGCGTTGCAATACGTCGCGCCCGGCCGCGCGTCGGTGGTGGCCTATGCCACAGCCATCTGGGTCATTCCGCTGGCATCGCTCGTGCTCGGCGAGCGCCCGTCGCGCGTGCAGTGGATCGCCACGGCCATGAGCTACGCGGGCATCGCGGTCATCGTGTTGCCCGCCGTGACGCACTGGGAATTGCACACCGTGGTCGGCCTCGCGATGCTGCTCGGCGCGTCGCTCGCGTGGGCCGTCAATATCATCCAGCTGCGCGCGAACCGCGGGGTCCGGCTCGGCGCCGACATGATTCCCTGGCAGACGGCCATTGCCACCGTACCGCTGCTGTTGCTGGCCCTGCTGCGCGACGGCGTGCCCGACATGGGCGCCTTTGTCGATATCTGGCCCGCCATCGCCTATACCGGTCCGCTTGCGACGGCGCTGACCTTTATCCTCGTGCTCAATATCACGCAGACGCTGCCGCCGGCGGCGACATCGATCGCGATGCTCGGCGTGCCCGTGGTCGGCCTCGTGATCTCCGCGGCGGTCTGGCACGAGCGCATCTCGGGCGACCTGTCGATCGGGCTCGCACTGATCGCGCTTGGCGTGGTCACCACGGCGCTGGCGCCGCGGTTCGCACGCGCGGCGCGTGCGTAG
- a CDS encoding gamma-glutamyltransferase family protein, with product MTTFWDFPYPSRRVPVLGDNVVSTSQPLAAAAGLRMLAKGGNAVDAALATAIALTVVEPCMNGIGGDAFALIWDGKQMHGLNASGRAPRAWTPESFSRYSAMPPIGWDAVTVPGAVSGWRTTWERFGSLPFEDLFEPAIEYARNGYVVSHTVHRQWQAQVPVLEGQPGYREAFAPRGRAPLPGERFVCPGQAETLERIARSKGDDFYHGELAKKIADHARATGGRIDEADLAAHRADWVEPISMRYRDVTLHEIGPNGQGIGALMALGMLEHWDVAAAGRDSARTMHLQIEAMKLAFADLHAYVGDVDAMREAGRVTPEALLDPAYLAERAKAIDPDKASYPGPGKPHTGGTVYLTAADRNGMMVSYIQSNFKGFGSGVVVPNTGIALHNRGWGFNLTPGHANQVAPGKRPFHTIIPGFLTRNGAPLASFGVMGGSMQAQGHVQMTSRIADFDQNPQAANDAPRWRVLDDNVGVSVEAHTPRETLEGLRARGHSVETAAPDSLDFGGAQMAMKMEHGYAAASDYRKDGYPVGF from the coding sequence ATGACCACCTTCTGGGACTTCCCCTATCCGTCGCGCCGCGTTCCGGTGCTCGGCGACAACGTCGTTTCCACCTCGCAACCGCTGGCCGCAGCAGCCGGCCTGCGCATGCTGGCCAAGGGCGGCAACGCCGTGGACGCGGCGCTGGCCACCGCCATCGCGCTGACCGTCGTCGAACCCTGCATGAACGGCATCGGCGGCGACGCGTTCGCGCTGATCTGGGATGGCAAGCAGATGCACGGCCTCAACGCGTCGGGCCGCGCGCCGCGCGCGTGGACGCCCGAGTCGTTCTCGCGCTATAGCGCCATGCCACCCATCGGCTGGGATGCCGTGACCGTGCCCGGCGCCGTGTCGGGCTGGCGCACCACGTGGGAGCGCTTCGGCTCGCTGCCGTTCGAAGACCTGTTCGAGCCGGCCATCGAATACGCGCGCAACGGTTATGTCGTCTCGCACACTGTGCACCGCCAGTGGCAGGCACAGGTGCCCGTGCTGGAAGGCCAGCCCGGTTACCGTGAAGCGTTCGCCCCGCGCGGCCGCGCGCCGCTGCCCGGCGAGCGCTTCGTGTGCCCCGGCCAGGCGGAAACGCTCGAGCGCATCGCGCGCAGCAAGGGCGACGACTTCTATCACGGCGAGCTCGCGAAGAAGATTGCCGACCATGCGCGCGCCACGGGCGGCCGCATCGACGAGGCCGATCTCGCCGCGCATCGTGCCGACTGGGTCGAGCCCATCAGCATGCGCTATCGCGACGTGACGCTGCACGAGATCGGGCCGAACGGCCAGGGCATCGGCGCGCTGATGGCGCTCGGCATGCTCGAACACTGGGACGTCGCCGCCGCGGGCCGCGATAGCGCGCGCACGATGCATCTGCAAATCGAGGCGATGAAGCTCGCGTTCGCGGACCTGCACGCGTACGTCGGTGACGTGGATGCGATGCGCGAGGCGGGCCGCGTCACGCCCGAAGCGCTGCTCGACCCCGCCTATCTGGCCGAACGCGCCAAGGCGATCGATCCCGACAAGGCGTCGTACCCGGGCCCGGGCAAGCCGCATACGGGCGGCACCGTGTACCTGACCGCCGCCGACCGCAACGGCATGATGGTCTCGTATATCCAGTCCAACTTCAAAGGCTTCGGTTCGGGCGTGGTGGTGCCGAACACGGGGATCGCGCTGCATAACCGCGGCTGGGGCTTCAATCTCACGCCGGGCCACGCGAACCAGGTGGCACCGGGCAAGCGCCCGTTCCATACGATCATCCCGGGCTTCCTGACGCGCAACGGCGCGCCGCTCGCGTCGTTCGGCGTCATGGGCGGGTCGATGCAGGCACAGGGCCACGTGCAGATGACGAGCCGTATCGCGGACTTCGACCAGAATCCGCAGGCGGCCAACGACGCTCCGCGCTGGCGCGTGCTCGACGACAACGTCGGCGTGTCCGTGGAAGCCCACACCCCGCGCGAGACGCTGGAAGGGCTGCGCGCGCGCGGGCATTCGGTGGAGACGGCCGCGCCGGACAGCCTCGACTTCGGCGGCGCGCAGATGGCGATGAAGATGGAACACGGCTACGCGGCCGCGTCCGACTATCGCAAGGACGGCTACCCGGTCGGCTTTTGA
- a CDS encoding Bug family tripartite tricarboxylate transporter substrate binding protein gives MASQFPIARTLMAHTRTTLNLVLAAAGLAGALAAPAALAEYPERPIQLVLSFPPAGATDVLARAVGQRLSQVLHQPVVVENRPGAGGAIGLGYAAKAAPDGYTLYMAAVSNAAIAAATYSNQPANLAKDFVPIAGIGTVPHILVVPASLPVKTVPELVKYLKAAPGQYNFASQGSGTLSHLESELFRLRAGVDVIHVPYKGSSFAMPDLMAGRAAMMFDSIPSALPHVKSGKLRLLAVASDKRVKSLPEAPTMIEAGIQDFRADNLFGLVAPKGTPPAVIEKLAAATKTVLAMPDLVDTMDAQGVQIAYTPSDKFGRMISEEMRDWSKVAQAAKVKVD, from the coding sequence ATGGCATCGCAGTTCCCGATCGCGCGCACCTTGATGGCGCATACCCGCACCACTCTGAACCTCGTTCTCGCCGCGGCCGGCCTTGCCGGTGCACTTGCCGCTCCCGCCGCCCTCGCCGAATACCCGGAACGCCCGATCCAGCTCGTGCTGTCGTTCCCGCCCGCCGGTGCCACCGACGTGCTCGCCCGTGCCGTCGGCCAGCGCCTGTCGCAGGTCCTGCATCAGCCCGTCGTCGTCGAGAACCGCCCCGGTGCCGGCGGTGCGATCGGCCTCGGGTACGCGGCCAAGGCCGCTCCCGATGGCTACACGCTCTATATGGCCGCCGTGAGCAACGCCGCCATCGCCGCCGCGACGTATAGCAACCAGCCCGCGAACCTGGCCAAGGACTTCGTCCCCATCGCCGGTATCGGCACCGTGCCGCATATCCTCGTGGTGCCGGCCTCGCTGCCCGTCAAGACCGTGCCGGAACTGGTCAAGTACCTGAAGGCCGCTCCCGGCCAGTACAACTTCGCCTCGCAGGGCTCCGGCACGCTGTCGCACCTCGAGTCCGAACTGTTCCGCCTGCGCGCGGGCGTGGACGTGATTCACGTCCCGTACAAGGGCAGCTCGTTCGCGATGCCCGACCTGATGGCCGGCCGCGCCGCGATGATGTTCGACAGCATTCCGTCCGCGCTCCCGCACGTGAAGTCCGGCAAGCTGCGCCTGCTCGCCGTGGCCTCCGACAAGCGCGTGAAGTCGCTGCCCGAAGCCCCGACCATGATCGAAGCCGGCATCCAGGACTTCCGCGCCGACAACCTGTTCGGTCTGGTCGCGCCGAAGGGCACGCCGCCCGCCGTCATCGAGAAGCTCGCCGCCGCCACCAAGACCGTGCTGGCCATGCCCGACCTCGTCGACACCATGGACGCACAGGGCGTGCAAATCGCCTATACGCCGAGCGACAAGTTCGGCCGCATGATCAGCGAGGAAATGCGCGACTGGAGCAAGGTTGCACAGGCCGCGAAGGTCAAGGTCGACTGA
- a CDS encoding MacB family efflux pump subunit, with amino-acid sequence MVDGVARDWMDPPGERRRGPTRAAETGGAGGAGGAKRGPIASPGALAEHDATVDTDTARDAVVGADADRSAGAANRSDAPIAAPLISLRNVRRAYPSTDAGPATDVLRGISLDIAAGEFVAIVGASGSGKSTLMHILGCLDRPTAGHYRFAGHDIADLGPDELAWLRREAFGFVFQGYHLVRSLDAQRNVEMPAVYAGAGLAERERRASALLAQLGLADRATFRPGQLSGGQQQRVSIARALMNGGHVILADEPTGALDSRSGAEVVALLRELADAGHTVILITHDRAVAAQARRIVEIRDGQIVSDSGARGPRDKPDPTPRTTMPASLDPRRFRAAMAAGIAHTARPWTDMREAFAAAWTVMWTNRFRTALTLLGIIIGVASVIVMLAIGAGTQEKVIAKIASFGTNRLYVVPGGDASRGPGGVLTEADVRTIRQLPHVASATPILRNKVTLRAGNVDSFVNAMAVTTDARRALNWNVSRGLFFTDQDERNLATVILLGKKTRERMFGDASPLGAYVLVNNVPFQVIGELEEKGATSGDADDDDVVLIPYATGARRVLGTMNLNWITVLVDDIDNAEGVTKQIGDALEATHRVRDFRVYNRAASLRAQTETQQTMTIMLGLVAAISLVVGGIGVMNIMLVTVKERTREIGIRMAAGARQRDIQRQFLTEAITVTLVGGLAGVLIGVVIGLTLLHWEVPVIFSARAMLGAFACALFTGLVFGFMPARQAARLDPVTALASD; translated from the coding sequence ATGGTAGATGGGGTGGCGCGCGACTGGATGGACCCGCCCGGCGAGCGCCGGCGCGGCCCCACTCGCGCCGCCGAGACCGGCGGGGCCGGCGGGGCCGGCGGGGCCAAACGCGGGCCGATCGCGTCGCCCGGCGCGCTGGCCGAGCACGATGCCACGGTGGACACGGACACCGCGCGCGATGCGGTCGTGGGTGCGGATGCCGACAGATCAGCCGGCGCGGCGAACCGGAGCGACGCGCCCATCGCCGCGCCGCTGATCTCGCTCCGTAATGTCCGCCGCGCATACCCAAGCACCGACGCCGGCCCCGCCACCGACGTGCTGCGCGGCATCTCCCTCGATATCGCCGCCGGCGAGTTCGTCGCCATCGTGGGCGCCTCGGGCTCCGGCAAGTCCACCCTCATGCATATCCTCGGCTGCCTCGACCGGCCGACCGCCGGGCATTATCGCTTCGCGGGCCACGATATCGCCGACCTCGGCCCCGACGAACTCGCCTGGCTGCGGCGCGAGGCGTTCGGTTTTGTCTTCCAGGGCTACCACCTCGTCCGTTCCCTCGACGCCCAGCGCAATGTCGAAATGCCGGCCGTCTACGCCGGCGCGGGCCTCGCCGAACGCGAGCGCCGCGCCTCGGCCTTGCTCGCGCAACTCGGCCTCGCAGACCGCGCCACATTCCGCCCCGGCCAGCTCTCCGGCGGCCAGCAGCAACGCGTCTCGATCGCGCGCGCCCTCATGAACGGCGGCCACGTCATCCTCGCCGACGAGCCGACCGGCGCGCTCGACAGCCGCAGCGGCGCCGAAGTCGTCGCGCTACTGCGCGAACTCGCCGACGCCGGCCATACCGTCATCCTGATCACGCACGACCGCGCCGTGGCCGCGCAGGCCCGCCGCATCGTCGAAATCCGCGACGGCCAGATCGTCTCCGACAGCGGTGCCCGCGGCCCGCGGGACAAGCCCGACCCCACCCCGCGCACGACAATGCCCGCCTCCCTCGACCCGCGCCGCTTCCGCGCGGCCATGGCGGCCGGCATCGCCCATACCGCGCGGCCCTGGACCGATATGCGCGAAGCCTTCGCGGCCGCATGGACCGTGATGTGGACCAACCGCTTCCGCACCGCCCTCACGCTGCTCGGCATCATCATCGGCGTGGCATCGGTCATCGTGATGCTGGCCATCGGCGCGGGCACGCAGGAAAAAGTCATCGCCAAGATCGCAAGCTTCGGCACCAACCGCCTGTATGTCGTACCCGGCGGCGATGCCTCGCGCGGTCCCGGCGGCGTGCTGACCGAAGCCGATGTCCGCACCATCCGGCAACTGCCCCATGTGGCGAGCGCCACGCCGATCCTGCGCAACAAGGTCACGCTCAGGGCAGGCAATGTCGACTCGTTCGTCAACGCCATGGCCGTCACCACCGACGCACGGCGCGCGCTCAACTGGAACGTCTCGCGCGGGTTGTTCTTCACCGATCAGGACGAGCGCAACCTGGCCACGGTGATCCTGCTCGGCAAGAAGACGCGCGAGCGGATGTTCGGCGATGCCAGTCCGCTCGGCGCCTATGTGCTCGTCAATAACGTGCCGTTCCAGGTGATCGGCGAACTCGAGGAGAAAGGCGCCACGTCGGGCGATGCCGACGATGACGACGTGGTGCTGATTCCGTATGCCACGGGGGCGCGCCGCGTACTGGGCACGATGAACCTGAACTGGATCACGGTGCTCGTGGACGATATCGACAACGCCGAGGGCGTGACCAAACAGATCGGCGATGCGCTCGAAGCCACGCATCGCGTGCGGGACTTCCGCGTCTACAACCGCGCCGCCTCGCTGCGGGCGCAGACCGAGACGCAGCAGACGATGACGATCATGCTGGGGCTCGTGGCCGCGATCTCGCTGGTGGTCGGTGGCATCGGCGTAATGAACATCATGCTCGTGACGGTCAAGGAGCGGACGCGCGAAATCGGCATACGCATGGCCGCCGGCGCCCGGCAGCGCGATATCCAGCGGCAGTTCCTGACCGAGGCCATCACCGTGACGCTCGTCGGCGGGCTGGCCGGCGTGCTGATTGGCGTGGTGATCGGGCTCACGCTGCTGCATTGGGAAGTGCCCGTGATCTTCTCCGCGCGCGCGATGCTCGGCGCGTTCGCATGCGCGCTGTTTACGGGGCTCGTATTCGGCTTTATGCCCGCGCGGCAGGCGGCACGGCTGGATCCGGTCACGGCGCTGGCGAGCGATTGA